A genomic segment from Candidatus Methylomirabilota bacterium encodes:
- a CDS encoding DUF507 family protein, whose translation MSRERLFGLADRVVADLAQTEGVVIRGFADDKVRGHLRTEVFRVLEEEGRLEETVDQEVRKTLASYSRPAPEGSAEWDVLYRKTREEVFKRRLRL comes from the coding sequence ATGAGCCGCGAGCGTCTCTTCGGGCTCGCCGATCGGGTCGTGGCCGACCTGGCGCAGACGGAGGGCGTGGTCATCCGGGGCTTTGCCGACGACAAGGTGCGCGGTCACCTCCGGACCGAGGTCTTCCGCGTCCTCGAGGAGGAAGGACGTCTCGAGGAGACGGTGGATCAGGAAGTGCGCAAGACCCTCGCGAGCTACTCGCGCCCGGCGCCCGAGGGCAGCGCCGAGTGGGACGTCCTCTACCGCAAGACCCGTGAAGAGGTGTTCAAGCGGAGGCTTCGCCTGTGA
- a CDS encoding DUF507 family protein: MSRRDDIAGRMAESVVKRLVGRKLVEIKDEARARDVVRHILSENFLAEEKIETEVTTLLMENAKLIKDSASDYKRLFTLAKTKLARERGFVL; this comes from the coding sequence ATGTCCAGGCGCGATGACATCGCGGGCAGGATGGCCGAATCCGTCGTCAAGCGGCTCGTGGGACGCAAGCTCGTCGAGATCAAGGACGAGGCCCGGGCTCGAGACGTCGTGCGTCACATCCTGTCCGAGAACTTCCTGGCCGAGGAGAAGATCGAGACGGAAGTGACCACGCTCTTGATGGAGAATGCCAAGCTCATCAAGGACTCGGCCTCCGACTACAAGCGGCTCTTCACCCTGGCCAAGACCAAGCTCGCGCGGGAGCGGGGGTTTGTCCTGTGA